The following DNA comes from Alkalispirillum mobile.
GACGAGGCGCTGACCCCCGACTCCTCGCGCTTCTGGCCGGCGGACCAGTACCGCCCCGGCACCTCGCCGCCGAGCTTCGACAAGCAGTTCGTGCGCGATTACCTGGAGACGCTGGACTGGGATAAGACGCCGCCCGGGCCGCGCCTGCCGGAGGAGATCCTGCAGCGGACCGCCGACAAGTACCGCGAGGCCCAGCGCCGGCTGCTGGGCTGAGACCCGATATCATATAGAGGAGGTGCCGTGGGACAGAAGGCATTCGCCATCCTGCTGCCCGGGCTGATCACCCTGTTCGGCCTGGGCCTTCTTTACAGCGCATGGGCTGACCCCAACGCCGGAATCGTCTACGGCATACCGGCCGGGCTGCTGTTCACCGGTTTCGGCATCTACCTGGGGGTACAGCTCTGGCGCTCCGGCTGAGCGCGCCGGGCTGGACCGCCGCGCTCGTGCCCCTCATTGCGTGGGCCCGACCATGGGGTTTCTCAGTGTGCCGAGCCCCTCGATCTCGCACTCCACCACGTCTCCCGGCCACAGGTATTCCGGCGGCTTGCGGGCGAACCCGACGCCCGCCGGGGTACCGGTGGCGATCACGTCCCCCGGCTGCAGGGTCATCACCCGCGAGAGGGTCGCGATGGTCTCGGCGATGGAGAAGACCATCTGACCGGTGTGGCCATCCTGTTTCAGCTCGCCGTTGACCCGGCAGGTGAGGCGCAGCGCCTGCGGGTCGGGCACCGCGTCGGCGGTGGTAATCCACGGGCCCATGGGGCAGCTGCCGTCCATGGACTTGCCCAGGAAGAACTGCTTGTGGCGGAACTGCAGGTCGCGGGCGGACAGGTCGTTGACCACCGTGTAGCCAAAGACGTGCTCCAGCGCCCGTTCCTGAGGGATATGCCGGCCACCACGGCCGATCACCACCCCCAGCTCCACCTCCCAGTCCAGCTGCTCGGTGACCTTCGGGTCCACCACCACCGCGGCCCCCGGCCCGGTCACCGAGGTGGTGGCCTTGGTGAACACCACCGGCGCCTCGGGCAGCTTCCAGTCCCGGCCCTTGGCGGCCATGGACTCCTCGGCGTGGTCGGCGTAGTTGAGCCCCAGGCACATGATGTTCCGGCGCGGCACCGGGATGGGCGCCAGCAGCCGGACCTGTTCAATGGGGATCGCCGGGGTCTCCGCCGGCCGCGGCGTGGTGCCCCCTTCCAGCAGCGCCTGAACGCTGTCCACCCCGGCCAGCGGGGTCACCGTGGTGCCGTCATCCGCCACGCGGACGGGCAGGGTCTTGCCGTTGTACTCGACGGTGGCGATACGCATGGTGTCCTCCTAGTCCGGCGCCCGCATCATCGCGACCGCCGTGTCCAGCATCCGGTTGGCGAAGCCCCACTCGTTGTCGTACCAGGCGCAGATCTTCAC
Coding sequences within:
- a CDS encoding fumarylacetoacetate hydrolase family protein; this translates as MRIATVEYNGKTLPVRVADDGTTVTPLAGVDSVQALLEGGTTPRPAETPAIPIEQVRLLAPIPVPRRNIMCLGLNYADHAEESMAAKGRDWKLPEAPVVFTKATTSVTGPGAAVVVDPKVTEQLDWEVELGVVIGRGGRHIPQERALEHVFGYTVVNDLSARDLQFRHKQFFLGKSMDGSCPMGPWITTADAVPDPQALRLTCRVNGELKQDGHTGQMVFSIAETIATLSRVMTLQPGDVIATGTPAGVGFARKPPEYLWPGDVVECEIEGLGTLRNPMVGPTQ